A portion of the Camelus bactrianus isolate YW-2024 breed Bactrian camel chromosome 25, ASM4877302v1, whole genome shotgun sequence genome contains these proteins:
- the CCDC166 gene encoding coiled-coil domain-containing protein 166 has translation MAPKKKRVPSAGRRSAVAGEGAEPPLSERAQYLQREYKLLSEQLDACEQRVDQMLQENAFLDREALRLRDENRLYASYVSARAQRCANAIVRLDEQNRVDLTLIHWQREELASLYRGREDGVRAQLLETEARAARMAQQVQELQPYKELQLEQLARIRALERELLHMRVEHTQLLHRVKRRFLEDKAAFEREARQRVQSLARRAEREAARALVAHTQAIKADNGRLRQELVRLLRRAQLLQATRRQLLEQRDQLRREHEDTRDLARVHGWLRRGPEGPPLWQPPPAASRPVSLASFTNLSLATSRLPSVSASRNPSQVSWSAAAWTPSLLSKLAVPRVPSLIPWLLGSGVPSLAPSKMDSPVLSRAPSHVGSRVPSLTQSRPGSRVPSLTPSHPGSRVPSLTQSRPGSRVPSLTPSHPGSRVPSLTQSRPGSRVSSRSSLRAASQNTTLSGKSVPGSGSSRFPVEEDCEHDAAAKATSRRV, from the exons ATGGCGCCCAAGAAGAAGCGCGTGCCGAGCGCGGGGCGCCGGTCGGCTGTGGCAGGAGAGGGCGCTGAGCCGCCGCTGTCGGAGCGCGCTCAGTACCTGCAGCGCGAGTACAAACTGCTCTCGGAGCAGCTGGACGCCTGCGAACAGCGCGTCGACCAGATGCTGCAAGAGAACGCCTTCCTTGACCGCGAGGCGCTGCGCCTGCGCGACGAGAACCGGCTCTACGCCAGCTACGTGAGCGCTCGCGCGCAGCGCTGCGCCAACGCCATCGTCCGGCTGGACGAACAGAACCGCGTGGACCTGACGCTCATCCACTGGCAGCGCGAAGAGCTGGCGTCGCTCTACCGCGGGCGTGAGGACGGGGTGCGCGCACAGTTGCTGGAGACGGAGGCGCGCGCGGCGCGGATGGCgcagcaggtgcaggagctgcagCCCTACAAG GAGCTGCAGCTCGAGCAGCTGGCCCGCATTCGGGCGTTGGAGCGGGAGCTGCTGCACATGCGCGTGGAGCACACGCAGCTGCTCCACCGCGTGAAGCGGCGCTTCCTGGAGGACAAGGCAGCCTTCGAGCGCGAGGCGCGCCAGCGAGTGCAGTCCCTGGCCCGTCGCGCGGAGCGGGAGGCGGCGCGCGCGCTCGTCGCGCACACGCAGGCCATCAAAGCGGATAATGGGCGCCTGCGGCAGGAGCTGGTGCGGCTGCTCCGCCGGGCGCAGCTGCTGCAGGCCACGCGGCGCCAGCTGCTGGAGCAGCGAGACCAGCTGCGGCGCGAGCACGAGGacacgcgggacctggcgcgcgTGCATGGCTGGCTGCGCCGGGGCCCTGAGGGCCCGCCGTTGTGGCAACCGCCGCCGGCCGCCTCGCGCCCCGTCTCCTTGGCCTCCTTCACAAACCTGTCCCTCGCGACCTCCCGGCTCCCTTCAGTCTCGGCCTCCCGGAACCCGTCTCAGGTCTCATGGAGCGCGGCTGCTTGGACCCCGTCCCTGCTCTCCAAGCTCGCCGTTCCTCGGGTCCCGTCATTGATCCCGTGGCTTTTGGGCTCCGGGGTCCCATCGCTGGCCCCTTCGAAGATGGATTCACCGGTCCTATCCCGGGCGCCATCGCACGTGGGCTCCAGGGTCCCGTCCCTGACCCAGTCCCGCCCGGGCTCCAGGGTCCCGTCCCTGACCCCGTCCCACCCGGGCTCCCGGGTCCCGTCCTTGACCCAGTCCCGCCCGGGCTCCCGGGTCCCGTCCCTGACCCCGTCCCACCCGGGCTCCCGGGTCCCGTCCTTGACCCAGTCCCGCCCGGGCTCTCGGGTCTCTTCGCGGTCCTCATTGCGCGCGGCCTCACAGAACACCACTCTCTCTGGGAAGTCCGTCCCTGGATCAGGCTCTTCCCGGTTCCCAGTTGAAGAAGACTGCGAACATGACGCTGCAGCCAAAGCCACCTCGAGGAGAGTCTGA
- the MAPK15 gene encoding mitogen-activated protein kinase 15 isoform X1, whose product MCAAEVDHHVAQRYLLKRRLGKGAYGIVWKAVDRRTGEVVAIKKIFDAFRDKTDAQRTFREIMLLQEFGNHPNIIRLLDVIQAENDRDIYLVFEYMDTDLHAVICKGTVLKDTHKRYIFYQLLRATKFIHSGCVIHRDQKPSNVLLDASCSVKLCDFGLARSLSSLPEGPEGQALTEYVATRWYRAPEVLLSSSWYTPGVDMWSLGCILGEMLRGRPLFPGTSTLHQLELILGTIPPPSEEDLLALSSSYSASVVPPLGSRPRQTLDALLPADTPPEALDLLKRLLVFAPDKRLSAAQALQHPYVQRFHCPAREWTLEAAVQLPVHKVAQLSATEYRNRVYQMILERRGNSCLRRGKGLGSDPSPQVQQIEPRADPQLPLGSRARILGPRPQSSLGHDPAHDAPRGAKNLLRQISAPLLQPPPPGGLGRGTSPQGATAGFPLVSSWAASQVKPSVKEVEPSLTSQAAAQVAIQALIRSDWNPGRGLSAAGAILVPHRPPREARPEPRPGRRMFSVSASQGAQGAARAALGGYSQAYGTVCQSALGCLPLLPGPRA is encoded by the exons ATGTGCGCCGCTGAGGTGGACCATCACGTAGCCCAGCGATACCTGCTCAAGCGTCGGCTCGGGAAGGGG gcctatGGCATCGTGTGGAAGGCAGTGGATCGGAGGACTGGCGAGGTTGTGGCCATCAAGAAAATCTTTGATGCCTTTAGAGATAAGACAGATGCCCAG agAACGTTCCGGGAAATCATGCTGCTCCAG GAATTTGGGAACCATCCCAACATCATCCGACTCCTGGATGTGATCCAGGCAGAGAATGACAGGGACATTTACCTGGTATTTGAGTATATGG ACACTGACCTGCATGCCGTCATCTGCAAGGGCACGGTGCTGAAGGACACCCACAAACGCTACATCTTCTACCAGCTCCTGCGGGCCACCAAGTTCATCCACTCGGGATGCGTTATCCACCGGGACCAGAAG CCGTCCAACGTTCTCCTGGACGCCAGCTGCTCGGTgaagctctgtgactttggcctCGCCCGCTCCCTCAGCAGCCTCCCTGAGGGACCAGAGGGCCAGGCCCTGACCGAGTACGTGGCCACACGCTGGTACCGAGCTCCGGAGGTGCTGCTGTCCTCAAGCTG GTACACCCCTGGGGTGGACATGTGGAGTCTGGGCTGCATCCTAGGGGAGATGCTGCGGGGGAGGCCCCTGTTCCCTGGCACATCCACACTCCACCAGCTGGAGCTGATCCTGGGGACCATTCCGCCACCATCTGAGGAGG ACCTCCTGGCTCTCAGCTCCAGCTACAGTGCCTCAGTTGTGCCCCCGCTGGGGTCCCG GCCACGGCAGACACTGGATGCCCTCCTGCCGGCCGACACGCCCCCCGAGGCCCTGGACCTGCTCAAGCGACTGCTGGTGTTTGCCCCAGACAAGCGGCTTAGCGCGGCCCAGGCACTGCAGCACCCCTATGTGCAGAG GTTCCACTGCCCGGCCCGTGAATGGACACTGGAGGCGGCTGTGCAGCTTCCGGTGCACAAAGTGGCCCAGCTCTCAGCCACCGAGTATCGCAACCGTGTCTACCAG ATGATCCTGGAGCGCAGGGGCAACAGCTGCCTCCGGAGAGggaagggcctgggctctgaccccTCGCCCCAGGTGCAGCAGATTGAACCCAGAGCCGACCCCCAGCTGCCCTTGGGCTCAAGGGCTCGGATCCTGGGACCCAGGCCTCAGAGCAGCCTCGGTCACGACCCCGCGCACG ATGCCCCCCGGGGAGCCAAGAACCTTCTCAGGCAGATCTCAGCCCCCCTGCTCCAGCCTCCGCCTCCAGGAGGTCTTGGGAGAGGAACAAGTCCCCAAGGGGCGACAGCAGGATTCCCCTTGGTGTCCTCGTGG GCCGCTTCCCAGGTGAAGCCCAGCGTGAAGGAGGTGGAGCCCTCCTTGACCTCGCAGGCCGCAGCCCAGGTAGCCATCCAAGCCTTGATCCGGAGTGACTGGAACCCGGGCCGAGGGCTGAGCGCAGCAGGCGCAATACTG GTCCCTCACCGGCCTCCGCGGGAGGCGCGGCCAGAGCCCCGGCCCGGCCGGAGGATGTTCAGTGTCTCGGCCTCGCAGGGGGCCCAGGGGGCCGCCAGGGCCGCGCTCGGGGGCTACTCCCAAGCCTACGGTACCGTCTGCCAGTCGGCACTGGGCTGCCTGCCCTTGCTCCCGGGACCCCGCGCCTGA
- the MAPK15 gene encoding mitogen-activated protein kinase 15 isoform X2, which produces MCAAEVDHHVAQRYLLKRRLGKGAYGIVWKAVDRRTGEVVAIKKIFDAFRDKTDAQRTFREIMLLQEFGNHPNIIRLLDVIQAENDRDIYLVFEYMDTDLHAVICKGTVLKDTHKRYIFYQLLRATKFIHSGCVIHRDQKPSNVLLDASCSVKLCDFGLARSLSSLPEGPEGQALTEYVATRWYRAPEVLLSSSWYTPGVDMWSLGCILGEMLRGRPLFPGTSTLHQLELILGTIPPPSEEDLLALSSSYSASVVPPLGSRPRQTLDALLPADTPPEALDLLKRLLVFAPDKRLSAAQALQHPYVQRFHCPAREWTLEAAVQLPVHKVAQLSATEYRNRVYQMILERRGNSCLRRGKGLGSDPSPQVQQIEPRADPQLPLGSRARILGPRPQSSLGHDPAHDAPRGAKNLLRQISAPLLQPPPPGGLGRGTSPQGATAGFPLVSSWVKPSVKEVEPSLTSQAAAQVAIQALIRSDWNPGRGLSAAGAILVPHRPPREARPEPRPGRRMFSVSASQGAQGAARAALGGYSQAYGTVCQSALGCLPLLPGPRA; this is translated from the exons ATGTGCGCCGCTGAGGTGGACCATCACGTAGCCCAGCGATACCTGCTCAAGCGTCGGCTCGGGAAGGGG gcctatGGCATCGTGTGGAAGGCAGTGGATCGGAGGACTGGCGAGGTTGTGGCCATCAAGAAAATCTTTGATGCCTTTAGAGATAAGACAGATGCCCAG agAACGTTCCGGGAAATCATGCTGCTCCAG GAATTTGGGAACCATCCCAACATCATCCGACTCCTGGATGTGATCCAGGCAGAGAATGACAGGGACATTTACCTGGTATTTGAGTATATGG ACACTGACCTGCATGCCGTCATCTGCAAGGGCACGGTGCTGAAGGACACCCACAAACGCTACATCTTCTACCAGCTCCTGCGGGCCACCAAGTTCATCCACTCGGGATGCGTTATCCACCGGGACCAGAAG CCGTCCAACGTTCTCCTGGACGCCAGCTGCTCGGTgaagctctgtgactttggcctCGCCCGCTCCCTCAGCAGCCTCCCTGAGGGACCAGAGGGCCAGGCCCTGACCGAGTACGTGGCCACACGCTGGTACCGAGCTCCGGAGGTGCTGCTGTCCTCAAGCTG GTACACCCCTGGGGTGGACATGTGGAGTCTGGGCTGCATCCTAGGGGAGATGCTGCGGGGGAGGCCCCTGTTCCCTGGCACATCCACACTCCACCAGCTGGAGCTGATCCTGGGGACCATTCCGCCACCATCTGAGGAGG ACCTCCTGGCTCTCAGCTCCAGCTACAGTGCCTCAGTTGTGCCCCCGCTGGGGTCCCG GCCACGGCAGACACTGGATGCCCTCCTGCCGGCCGACACGCCCCCCGAGGCCCTGGACCTGCTCAAGCGACTGCTGGTGTTTGCCCCAGACAAGCGGCTTAGCGCGGCCCAGGCACTGCAGCACCCCTATGTGCAGAG GTTCCACTGCCCGGCCCGTGAATGGACACTGGAGGCGGCTGTGCAGCTTCCGGTGCACAAAGTGGCCCAGCTCTCAGCCACCGAGTATCGCAACCGTGTCTACCAG ATGATCCTGGAGCGCAGGGGCAACAGCTGCCTCCGGAGAGggaagggcctgggctctgaccccTCGCCCCAGGTGCAGCAGATTGAACCCAGAGCCGACCCCCAGCTGCCCTTGGGCTCAAGGGCTCGGATCCTGGGACCCAGGCCTCAGAGCAGCCTCGGTCACGACCCCGCGCACG ATGCCCCCCGGGGAGCCAAGAACCTTCTCAGGCAGATCTCAGCCCCCCTGCTCCAGCCTCCGCCTCCAGGAGGTCTTGGGAGAGGAACAAGTCCCCAAGGGGCGACAGCAGGATTCCCCTTGGTGTCCTCGTGG GTGAAGCCCAGCGTGAAGGAGGTGGAGCCCTCCTTGACCTCGCAGGCCGCAGCCCAGGTAGCCATCCAAGCCTTGATCCGGAGTGACTGGAACCCGGGCCGAGGGCTGAGCGCAGCAGGCGCAATACTG GTCCCTCACCGGCCTCCGCGGGAGGCGCGGCCAGAGCCCCGGCCCGGCCGGAGGATGTTCAGTGTCTCGGCCTCGCAGGGGGCCCAGGGGGCCGCCAGGGCCGCGCTCGGGGGCTACTCCCAAGCCTACGGTACCGTCTGCCAGTCGGCACTGGGCTGCCTGCCCTTGCTCCCGGGACCCCGCGCCTGA
- the MAPK15 gene encoding mitogen-activated protein kinase 15 isoform X4, with product MCAAEVDHHVAQRYLLKRRLGKGAYGIVWKAVDRRTGEVVAIKKIFDAFRDKTDAQRTFREIMLLQEFGNHPNIIRLLDVIQAENDRDIYLVFEYMDTDLHAVICKGTVLKDTHKRYIFYQLLRATKFIHSGCVIHRDQKPSNVLLDASCSVKLCDFGLARSLSSLPEGPEGQALTEYVATRWYRAPEVLLSSSWYTPGVDMWSLGCILGEMLRGRPLFPGTSTLHQLELILGTIPPPSEEDLLALSSSYSASVVPPLGSRPRQTLDALLPADTPPEALDLLKRLLVFAPDKRLSAAQALQHPYVQRFHCPAREWTLEAAVQLPVHKVAQLSATEYRNRVYQMILERRGNSCLRRGKGLGSDPSPQVQQIEPRADPQLPLGSRARILGPRPQSSLGHDPAHGGQQ from the exons ATGTGCGCCGCTGAGGTGGACCATCACGTAGCCCAGCGATACCTGCTCAAGCGTCGGCTCGGGAAGGGG gcctatGGCATCGTGTGGAAGGCAGTGGATCGGAGGACTGGCGAGGTTGTGGCCATCAAGAAAATCTTTGATGCCTTTAGAGATAAGACAGATGCCCAG agAACGTTCCGGGAAATCATGCTGCTCCAG GAATTTGGGAACCATCCCAACATCATCCGACTCCTGGATGTGATCCAGGCAGAGAATGACAGGGACATTTACCTGGTATTTGAGTATATGG ACACTGACCTGCATGCCGTCATCTGCAAGGGCACGGTGCTGAAGGACACCCACAAACGCTACATCTTCTACCAGCTCCTGCGGGCCACCAAGTTCATCCACTCGGGATGCGTTATCCACCGGGACCAGAAG CCGTCCAACGTTCTCCTGGACGCCAGCTGCTCGGTgaagctctgtgactttggcctCGCCCGCTCCCTCAGCAGCCTCCCTGAGGGACCAGAGGGCCAGGCCCTGACCGAGTACGTGGCCACACGCTGGTACCGAGCTCCGGAGGTGCTGCTGTCCTCAAGCTG GTACACCCCTGGGGTGGACATGTGGAGTCTGGGCTGCATCCTAGGGGAGATGCTGCGGGGGAGGCCCCTGTTCCCTGGCACATCCACACTCCACCAGCTGGAGCTGATCCTGGGGACCATTCCGCCACCATCTGAGGAGG ACCTCCTGGCTCTCAGCTCCAGCTACAGTGCCTCAGTTGTGCCCCCGCTGGGGTCCCG GCCACGGCAGACACTGGATGCCCTCCTGCCGGCCGACACGCCCCCCGAGGCCCTGGACCTGCTCAAGCGACTGCTGGTGTTTGCCCCAGACAAGCGGCTTAGCGCGGCCCAGGCACTGCAGCACCCCTATGTGCAGAG GTTCCACTGCCCGGCCCGTGAATGGACACTGGAGGCGGCTGTGCAGCTTCCGGTGCACAAAGTGGCCCAGCTCTCAGCCACCGAGTATCGCAACCGTGTCTACCAG ATGATCCTGGAGCGCAGGGGCAACAGCTGCCTCCGGAGAGggaagggcctgggctctgaccccTCGCCCCAGGTGCAGCAGATTGAACCCAGAGCCGACCCCCAGCTGCCCTTGGGCTCAAGGGCTCGGATCCTGGGACCCAGGCCTCAGAGCAGCCTCGGTCACGACCCCGCGCACG GAGGGCAGCAGTGA
- the MAPK15 gene encoding mitogen-activated protein kinase 15 isoform X3, giving the protein MCAAEVDHHVAQRYLLKRRLGKGAYGIVWKAVDRRTGEVVAIKKIFDAFRDKTDAQRTFREIMLLQEFGNHPNIIRLLDVIQAENDRDIYLVFEYMDTDLHAVICKGTVLKDTHKRYIFYQLLRATKFIHSGCVIHRDQKPSNVLLDASCSVKLCDFGLARSLSSLPEGPEGQALTEYVATRWYRAPEVLLSSSWYTPGVDMWSLGCILGEMLRGRPLFPGTSTLHQLELILGTIPPPSEEGHGRHWMPSCRPTRPPRPWTCSSDCWCLPQTSGLARPRHCSTPMCRAPSLLAPRRFHCPAREWTLEAAVQLPVHKVAQLSATEYRNRVYQMILERRGNSCLRRGKGLGSDPSPQVQQIEPRADPQLPLGSRARILGPRPQSSLGHDPAHDAPRGAKNLLRQISAPLLQPPPPGGLGRGTSPQGATAGFPLVSSWAASQVKPSVKEVEPSLTSQAAAQVAIQALIRSDWNPGRGLSAAGAILVPHRPPREARPEPRPGRRMFSVSASQGAQGAARAALGGYSQAYGTVCQSALGCLPLLPGPRA; this is encoded by the exons ATGTGCGCCGCTGAGGTGGACCATCACGTAGCCCAGCGATACCTGCTCAAGCGTCGGCTCGGGAAGGGG gcctatGGCATCGTGTGGAAGGCAGTGGATCGGAGGACTGGCGAGGTTGTGGCCATCAAGAAAATCTTTGATGCCTTTAGAGATAAGACAGATGCCCAG agAACGTTCCGGGAAATCATGCTGCTCCAG GAATTTGGGAACCATCCCAACATCATCCGACTCCTGGATGTGATCCAGGCAGAGAATGACAGGGACATTTACCTGGTATTTGAGTATATGG ACACTGACCTGCATGCCGTCATCTGCAAGGGCACGGTGCTGAAGGACACCCACAAACGCTACATCTTCTACCAGCTCCTGCGGGCCACCAAGTTCATCCACTCGGGATGCGTTATCCACCGGGACCAGAAG CCGTCCAACGTTCTCCTGGACGCCAGCTGCTCGGTgaagctctgtgactttggcctCGCCCGCTCCCTCAGCAGCCTCCCTGAGGGACCAGAGGGCCAGGCCCTGACCGAGTACGTGGCCACACGCTGGTACCGAGCTCCGGAGGTGCTGCTGTCCTCAAGCTG GTACACCCCTGGGGTGGACATGTGGAGTCTGGGCTGCATCCTAGGGGAGATGCTGCGGGGGAGGCCCCTGTTCCCTGGCACATCCACACTCCACCAGCTGGAGCTGATCCTGGGGACCATTCCGCCACCATCTGAGGAGG GCCACGGCAGACACTGGATGCCCTCCTGCCGGCCGACACGCCCCCCGAGGCCCTGGACCTGCTCAAGCGACTGCTGGTGTTTGCCCCAGACAAGCGGCTTAGCGCGGCCCAGGCACTGCAGCACCCCTATGTGCAGAG cgCCCTCCTTGCTGGCTCCCCGCAGGTTCCACTGCCCGGCCCGTGAATGGACACTGGAGGCGGCTGTGCAGCTTCCGGTGCACAAAGTGGCCCAGCTCTCAGCCACCGAGTATCGCAACCGTGTCTACCAG ATGATCCTGGAGCGCAGGGGCAACAGCTGCCTCCGGAGAGggaagggcctgggctctgaccccTCGCCCCAGGTGCAGCAGATTGAACCCAGAGCCGACCCCCAGCTGCCCTTGGGCTCAAGGGCTCGGATCCTGGGACCCAGGCCTCAGAGCAGCCTCGGTCACGACCCCGCGCACG ATGCCCCCCGGGGAGCCAAGAACCTTCTCAGGCAGATCTCAGCCCCCCTGCTCCAGCCTCCGCCTCCAGGAGGTCTTGGGAGAGGAACAAGTCCCCAAGGGGCGACAGCAGGATTCCCCTTGGTGTCCTCGTGG GCCGCTTCCCAGGTGAAGCCCAGCGTGAAGGAGGTGGAGCCCTCCTTGACCTCGCAGGCCGCAGCCCAGGTAGCCATCCAAGCCTTGATCCGGAGTGACTGGAACCCGGGCCGAGGGCTGAGCGCAGCAGGCGCAATACTG GTCCCTCACCGGCCTCCGCGGGAGGCGCGGCCAGAGCCCCGGCCCGGCCGGAGGATGTTCAGTGTCTCGGCCTCGCAGGGGGCCCAGGGGGCCGCCAGGGCCGCGCTCGGGGGCTACTCCCAAGCCTACGGTACCGTCTGCCAGTCGGCACTGGGCTGCCTGCCCTTGCTCCCGGGACCCCGCGCCTGA